The Paraburkholderia largidicola DNA segment CGTGATTGTCGCGAGTCCAACGTATCTCGAACGGAATGCCGCGCCGCGAACGCTTGCCGATCTGGCGTCGCACGACGTGCTGCTTGCGTCCGATGCGCCGAGCCGATACTGGGAGTTTCGCGATCGAAATGGAACACAGCGGGTCGTCGTCCGGCCAATCATGAATTTGCAGAGTCCACTGATGGTAAAGAATGCCGCGTGTGCCGGACTTGGTATCGCGCGGCTTCCGAGGTCTGTCGTGATGGACGAGTTGTCGGACGGAAGATTGCGGATGGTCCTTAACGATGCCGAGCTTTGCGAGAGTCAATGGACGGTTTGGCTTCTATATTCCAGCCATCGGCACATGCCAATCGTCCTCCGTGCCTTTATCGACTTTGTAGCGGAGTTCTACGAGAAGAAATCCGTCGGTACCGATCAAAGGCCGACGGGCAACCCTATGCAGATGCATCCTTCCGGTGGATTGGATCTGGTGTGGAGTGGGGTTTAGGAAGCCAGGTTAATTACGCACGTTCGCTTTGAAATTGGTGTCGTGCGTCACAGTGGAATGGGTGCAACAGAATTTCAGCAATATTGAATTGCTAGGGGAGTGGTATTTTAACGATCCTAGAGTGTGGCCTTCTTCTGTCGGGGGTTCGCTGTGCGGGACGTCGAGAGACGCCGGCGAAGGGCAGAAGACTGGTCAACATCTCAAGGAATCGATGAAATGAAGAAACTCGTGATCGCCGGTGCGGCGCTCGGCTGTGTTGCCGTCCCAATGGCGGCGATGGCGCAAACCAGCGTAACGTTGTATGGCCTGATCGACGAAGGTTTGAACTATACGAATAACACAGGCGGACATTCGGCAGTTCAGATGCAGAGCGGCTTTGCGCAGGGAAGCCGGTGGGGACTGCGCGGCTCCGAGGATCTTGGCGGCGGAATGAAGGCGGTTTTCGCGCTGGAAAACGGCTTTGACGTGAACTCCGGCAAACTCGGGCAGTCGGGGCGCATGTTCGGCCGCCAGGCATACGTGGGTGTGAATTCAGAGCGGTTTGGGGCGGTCACTCTGGGGCGTCAGTACGACTCCGTCGTTGACTACCTTGCGCCATTGACTGCGAACGGTAACTGGGCTGGCTATCTGCTTTCGCACCCGTATGACAACGACAACACCGATAACTCATTCCGGCTGAACAACACTGTGAAGTACACGAGTCCTGTTCTCGGCGGCTTTACATTCGGCGGTCTTTACGGGTTCAGCAACCAGCCGGGCGGCTTTGCGAACAATCGATCCTATAGCCTCGGTGCGCAGTACGTGGGAGGCCCGGTGGCAATCGCCGCGGCCTATATGCAAATAAACAACCCGGGCGGAAACGCCGGCGGCTCGCTTGCGACGGACGATACGGACTTCTTCGCCGGTCGGCAACAGGTGTGGGGCGCTGGCATCAACTACACGCTTGGATCCGCGATACTGGGCTTCGTTTACAGCCATACGAGCCTGAACGATGCGACGGGATCGGTCTACACAGGGAATTTCGCGAACACGGCGACCAGTCTGAAGTTCGATAACTTCGAGGTCAACGCGAAGTATCAACTCGTGAAGAATGCCTTTGTGGGCGCTATGTACAGCTACACGCTGGGTCATTTCGACAGTACGGCCGGCAATTCGAAACCCAAATGGCACCAGGTCGGCTTGATGGCAGACTACAACCTGTCACCGCGCACAGATGTGTATGTTCAAGGGATGTATCAACACGCGAGCGGTGGAACCGGTGCAGCAGCACCTCTCAATACGGCATTCATCACGGGTACGGATGCTCCGTCTTCGACGGCCAACCAGTTTGCCGCGCGAGTAGGTATTCGGCACCTGTTCTGAGTATTCCGCTTTCTTTATTGTGCGAAGCGCGACGGGCGTAATTCCCGTCGCGGTAAGGACGATCTCTTCGCTCACACGTGGTCAGTCAGAGGCAGCGCTCCGGGCTGTCACGTTTCCGGTTGAGGATGCGGTGTCGCTAGCGGAATGATGATGCTGAATTGCGTACAGTTCCTTGTTTCGTGCGATGGTATCGGCGGAAGGCGGATAGTCGTTTTTCGGAACAGGCAGTAACCCATCGGCTTGCGCTTCGACAAGTTGTGCATGCACTTCTGCGCGTGTGACGCTATGCGACGGTGTTTGTGCAAAGGCATTTGCACCGAATGCAAGACCGAGTACGGTGACCGCGAACAAGGTTGGCAGCTTCATGATGACCCTCCTGGTAATTGAGGAAAGTGGTTGTTTCCACGAAGATCATTCTAGTGAGCCGAGTTATCGCAGTACTGACTATTCAATTACGAATTCGTCATCATTATATTGACGGGTTGGGGGAGAAAAGAAGTACAGCGTTGGTCAAGCCAGGTGTTGAAAATAAGGAACCGGAAAAACCTGAAATCCGATCAGCAATGGTCTATTGCCGATACACGTTGCTTCGATGTGGATCGTGATTTTCATTCTCATAAGTTCGGCAAAACGAAAGCGAAAAGTCATCTCGACGACGTATTAAACGAGCACATTACCTCGCTGAAATAACTCGTAATCAAACCATTTAGCGAGGTGGAGATGAGTCGTCTTATTAGGCAGGTGGGCGCAGGTATCCTGGCGGGAGCAATTGCGGTTCCGATGGCCGTCCATGCCGGCGATGACAAGGACCATGGTCACGATCACGAGCGACGCGACACCGAGGTGCGACGTGTTTTGCTGATCAGTGTGGACGGTCTTCATGAGCAGGACGTGGCGCGCTGCATCGCCGCTAACACCTGTCCGAATATGGCTTTGCTGGCGAAATCCGGCGTAACGTATTCCAACGCTTATACCCCCGGTCTCTCTGATTCGTTTCCCGGTCTGGCGGCACTGGTGACGGGCGGCTCGCCGAAATCGGCGGGGCTGTTCTATGACGTTTCGTACGATCGCACGCTTTATGCACCATCAGACCCGACTTGCCAGGGCAAGCAGGGTTGGAATGTCGTATTCGACGAAACGACGGGAATAGACGCAGAGAACGGCGGGGCGCTGACGCACCTCAATGGAGGCGGCGATTTCAATCCGCAAGCGATTCCACACGCAAAGACAAACGGTGTGTGCGTGCCTGTCTATCCGCACAACTATGTGAAGACCAACACGATCTTCGAGGCCGTCAAGCAGCAATTCCATGGTGCCCGTACGGCATGGGCCGACAAGCATGCGTGGGGCTATGACTGGCTAAATGGTCCGTCAGGCAAGGGCGTCGATGATCTGTCGCGTACCGAGATCAACTCGATCGATCCGGCGACGGGCAAGGACTACACCGACGTCTACACGCATACTGAGCAGTTCGATAACCTGCACGTTCAGACCATCATCAATGAGATCGACGGCAAGGACTCGACGGGCAAGCAAAGCGCCGCTGTGCCGACTTTGTTCGGCACGAACTTTCAGACATTGAGTGTGGCGCAGAAAGCGCCCGTCGCGTCTGGCGGCGGCTATCTCGACGCGAGCTTTACGCCGGGCAAGCAGGTCGCGGACGCGATCAGCTATGTTGACGATGCACTCGGAAAGATGGTTGCCGAACTGAAGTCGAAAGATCTCGCGAAGTCGACAATGGTGGTCGTAACGGCCAAGCACGGCCAGTCCCCAAGCGACCACAACAAACTGGTCAAGAATGGTGACACGCTGGTGAACCTGCTCGAGGCGCATAGCTACCTCGATCCGAACGGCCACTTTGGGCAAAATAGCACGACGACGGGCAGCCTGAATGATGGTACGGGTCTGGCTGGCACCGGCTTTGCGCAAACCGACGATGTCGGTCTCATCTGGCTGCGGGATCAGAGCCAGGTTAAGGACGTTGTGGCGACGCTGAAAGCCAATCTCGGTTGCAACGCGCCAGGAATCTGCGCAGACGGGCCGCAGGCGTACATTCTTTCGGGCCCCCGGCTCGCGGCGCTATTCGGTGACCCGGCAGGCGGACGCACGCCCGATATCATCGTGCAACCCAATCCTGGTGTTATCTACACATCGAGCAAAACAAAAGACGAGGAGCATGGCGGAAATGCGCCGGACGACAGCCATCTGGGTCTGATCGTCTCGTATCCCGATGGACATCATCGTGAGAGGCATGTCGATCGCCGCGTAAGCACCACGCAGGTTGCGCCCACTATCTTGCGGGCACTCGGCCTGGACCCGGATTCGCTGCTCTCCGTTCGTGCAGAAGGTACGCGGGCGTTGCCGGGGTTGGGCGAGGACGACTGATGCGGATGGCTGCTGTATTTCGGCGGTTCATTGCACGCAATTGAAGGCCACATATCTCCCATGTGCGCTTTAATTTAGCTGGCATCGGTTCGGTAAAGAGAATAGGGGCCGCCCGTGAGGGTGGCCCCGGTCGCTTGTGCCAGATGAAAAGCTGCGCGACGCGCGATCCGACTCGGTCGAAACGGTGTTCTCTTCAATCGGCCGCGCTACACGTTCCTGATCTTCCAAATAACATCAAGGGCACGATTGACTTCCTTATCGATGCGCCTACAATGGATTTTGCTGCATCGCAACATTGAGCCTTTGGCCCTCGGCGCGTGCCTTTGCAGTCGTCCGCAAAATCTTCCGCACTCGCCGTCTCCCTTTCTGGAGCAGGTATGAGCACACGTATTCCCCAGCAGTTGATCGACGCACAGGCCGCCAGTACCCGTCAGCTATTTTCATTTTCGAGCAAGGCTTTCGAAGGACTCGAAAACCTGACCGTGTTGAATTTGCAGGTATTCAAGGCGACGCTCGCCGAGAATCAGGCATTGGCCATGAAGGCTGTGACGGCGAGGCCGGGCGAACTGGTCGCACTGTCCGCGAGTCTCGTGAAGCCGACAGCGGAAAAGTTCGCGGCGTACAGTCGGCATGTGCGCGAAATCCTGTCGGAGGTTCAGGGAGGATTTTCGACAACGCTACAGTCTCAAGTTCAGCAACATCAGCGCGACGCGAAAGTCTTTGTCGAGAACCTCACAAAGCACGCTGCCACTGGAAACGACGTTGTGTTGACAGGTTAGAGACTGGCGGACTGGTTCGGCGGGTCGTCACCATGGCGACGCCGATTCCAGGACAGATGAAGCTCTGCTACATCGACAAAGCAAACGTAGACAGAGACTGAGTGTGGAAGCACGTCCACGGGGAAAAAAATGAAAAGCACAATGAAGCGGGAGAGCGTCACGAAAATGCGTATCGACGTGGCATTCGAACTCGAACTTGCCGTGGGCGCGTCGTATATCGCCAGTATGTTGCATGCGACATCCCGCAACTCCTGTATTGATGAACTGGCACTTGGCTTTGTTCGCCAGCACGGCAGCGGGGACCTGAAAGGCTTTCTTCTGGCGCTAGCGGGAAAGCTACACGCGCGTGGAAATAACGAGGGCGCATCGGCTGTCCGGAAGTATGCCGACGCACGGCCGGACACCATGAGCAGTGGTCGTAGTTGCTCGCGCGAATTCCTCGATGCGTCGCAAGCAACAGCGATATAACGCGCAAGTGAGCGTCGCGAAATCCTGCTGGCCCGCGTAGCGTCGTTGCTGACTGAAGACACCATGCGCAGCCACGACTTGTAGACCTCGCCGGCAATCGCGTATTTCGCCGATAGGCTCATTTCGACCACCCCATCTCTCTGCGCAAACGTGCCCGTTACCACGTTGCATCCCGAACGTCGCCTCATCAGGTGCCTGGATGTGCGACGGCGGCACGGAAATACAACTTCTTGGCGAGGCGATGTTGTCGCAACTTACTCAATCCGGCAAGCGCTAAACGACAGATCTTTCCGGTGCAGGATCTGATTGCAAGTGAACGAGACCCGCTGAAGGCGGGTTTATTTTGCCCGTATGCAATGCGCGACCGCCGACCGATAAGAGCATCATGAATAATTTCAACCCGTTTCTATTCGCGCAAGATCTTACGCTTGCGCTTCTTGTGCGCGGACCCGTAGAGGCGACTACAGGCTTTTTTTGCGGAATGATGCCCGACTACGTTGCGGCTGGGCCCGAGCCGTCTCACTGCGATGAGCAATGCGCAGATTCTTCCGCAATGCCATCTCTGACGAGTACGCCGGGTGAGTCCATCTGGCAGCAGAAGACGTTTCGGGGAAAGGAGGGAACGCGAAACTACAAGGTCTATATTCCGGCCTCGTGCGGACGTGAACCACTCCCGATGATCGTCATGCTTCATGGCGCCAACCAGGATCCTGACGATTTCGCCGCCGGTACGAGAATGAATGTGCTGGCCGAGGAGGCGCAATACATCGTCGTGTATCCGGAGCAACCGCAAAGCGCCAATGCCGCCCGATGCTGGAACTGGTTCAGGCCGGGCGATCAGATTCGCGAGTCCGGGGAAGCGGCGCTCATTGCCGATCTCACTCGCGAGGTGATGTCCACGTATAACGCGGACTCCACCCGCATTTACGTCGCAGGCATGTCGGCCGGGGGCGCGATGGCAGTCAATCTTGCCGTCACTTACGCCGATCTTTTCGCAGCCGCCGGGATTCACTCCGGGCTACCGTATGGGATTGCCGATGACGCATTCTCCGCGATGTCTGTGATGAATCACGGGGCGAGCGATTCTCAATTTGAACTGGTTCCGAGAGAACCGGGGCAACGCGGCTATACACCTCTGATCGCTTTTCACGGCGATCGGGATAGTGTCGTGCATCCCCGCAATTGTGACGAGTTGATTCGGATGAACTGCATTTTCGCGCTCTCATCGGAAACTGCGCCTCGTCAGTCGGAGACGGTTGCGCCAGAGGCGAGTGGAATCTATGGGCACACGCGCCATCTTTCATGCGATGACGCGGGCGAGGTCATCGGAGAGCAATGGATTATTCATGGTCTCGACCATGCGTGGTCCGGCGGCGATAGCACGGGAAGCTACACCGACTCTAATGGCCCGGATGCATCTCGGGAAATGCTTCGCTTCTTTGCTTCGGTCAAGTTGGTGACGCGTGCGGACCGGGAAGTCTCTGCCTGATTGGAATGGTCGCAAGCGCGATGGCTTATTGGGTTTTGAGGTATGGGGCTTGCGGTTAGCTGGACGCGGGGTCGCACCTTCCGGTGCTAACGACCGCTCCGTGCTAAGGAGACGAACATGCGAGGCTCGACGAAAGGAATTTTGGTTTCAGCGCTGCTTATCGGTATTTCAGGAAGTGTCTATGCGCAAGGCGCGGGTGGCGGAGGTGCCGCGGGCGGGCAGGGCGGCACGGGTATGAGCAAGCCGAACGCAGGGGGCTCGACCGACACTGTGTCGGGTGCTTCAGGGGCGAATACCATGGCACCCGCCGGCACCACGTCGCACAAGAAGATGCACAAAAAATCGAACGCCGGGATGGCGGCATCGGCTCCCGCGCCGGGGTCCGGCGGCAACTGAGCGATAAGGTTCAGTGAACTGGTGGTCGGCGTCGATGTCAGCGGCGGCTGTTAACCCGACACGAGTTCACATTTGCGCGCTGTCGCGCACGCCTTGCGCTGCGCGGCTTCCCGGGCTTCGGCCGCAGCAACGACACTAAAAACGGTGCCAGTACACGTAGTTTATTTTGCAATGCACCATCGACGGGTGTACTATAGGGTTAGTACCTAGGCAGTAACCCTTAATGGAGCTTGCAATGAACTACGCTACCGCTACCTCGACGGCTACCAAAGGCGGCTTCTTCGCCCGTGTGCGTGAATTTTTCGCTGACGCGTGGCGTACCCATCTGGAAGTGTGCGAAATCCTCGCTGAATCGCATCGCCGTCCGCGCTAAGACTTATCGCTTGACCCTGGGCAAGCGCGGTTGAGGCGGAGCGCTGCAAAGTTGCGAGCGCGCAATTCGCCCGGCTCGCGTTCCCGTTGCAGCACACATATCGGCCAGCGCCACGTCCTCGCAATATGCGATCGGCGGGATGCCACGACTGCGACGCGCGCGCAGCTCGGGTGTGTTCGCACCATGCATCGACGTTCGCCATACCGCATACCGCTTCGTCCATACAGACGCGCTGTGCGACTAGCCAATTGCGGCATCCCAAGCCCGAGGCGCCCGCTTCCAGCCTGAGACGCTACTGCCGCTACTGACTGGTTTTGACACCGTCGACACCATCAACGGGTGTCATGCCTGGCATATCCGTTGTGCTCATGTTCGCCTTGCGCGAGATATCGCCGGGGTCCCGGTTCCAGGGGCTGGACACGGGCTCGCTGTGATACGTCATCCCTGCCGTCGCCGCACCGTGAGCACCGCCGCTACCGTTGCCGCCATTGCCGTTCCCTCCAGCCTGCGCGAACGTTGCAGCGCATCCGCAAAGTGCTGCGACAAAAGCGTGCACCAACCAAACCTTCCGCGTTGCGTTCTTCATGGCATGACTCCTGGGCGTGCCAGCGCACGATTCCGTGTCGCTGGATTCAATGTGCCGCTGAACAGGATGCTTGCATGGCGGCGAAGTGCAAGCGCTCGATACCTGTCGCTTTCGATCCTGGCTGTACCCCGGAGGCGACTGAACGCCGCCTGGCTGCGCGATGGGTACGCCGTTGGTCTGTCGCGGGTATCGTTCTGACTTCGTATACGGGGTGCAAGGTGCGGCGGATGCAAAACGACAACCTATCCCGGCACGGGCGGCTCAAGTCTCGACGTGGCGATGCGTTTCATCCTCGACTACAGTCGTATTGGCTATCCGGTCGTGCAAGGTCTGCTTCCGGTCGTTGAACAGAACCCACAGAAATCCGGCACCGCAAGTCGCGAAGGTCAGCAGATAGCCGAGTGTGCGCAGACCGGCTTGTCGCACGGTCATCGGGCGTCCCGTATCGGCATCCACTATCCGCAGATGCAACGCGCGTTTGCCGGGTGACGTGCCCCATACAGCCCACATTACGCCCGTCATCAGGATGGGAATGCATTGCCCGATCGCTAGCCATAAAAGGATGGTCGCAGCGTAGGATTCGGGTGCCACCAGGATCTCCTCCGTCGAAGGCCCGAGCGGTACGAGCAGCACGACGGCAGTCCACCAGATCGAATCGATAGTCAGTGCTGTCGCGCGTCGCGAGTAGGAGGCGTATCGCATCGGAAAGTCGTGTCGGGTGGAAGTCGGGCTCGATACGCAAAGACGGTCGAGGCTGTTCGGCAGTATGCCGGAGTGCGCGATACCTCTACTGTGGCGGACATAGCCTCATCTGTGTCCGCGCAATTGAAGTAGCGATCTTCAGGTTGGTCGTAGAATAGGCACGTCAAGTGCTCAACTGCTCGACGAATCGGCGCGGCAGGGTATCCAGTCAAATTCGCGCCCAGACGCCAGAGTCGACAAGCCGGATCGTCGTACCAGCCGTGCGACTGCATCCGGCGGCCATCAGGAGGATGTCATGGCAGCGCGTTCAATCGCATCTCTCACGCTTTCCTTCGGGCTGGTCTCGATTCCGGTGAAACTGTATTCGGCGACCGAGAGTGCATCGGGAGTCGGCTTCAATCTGCTCACGCCAGAGGGCGGTCGGGTGAAGCAACAGTATATTTCCGAGGCCACGGGCGAGGTCGTCGCGCGGGTGGATATGAAGAAGGGGTACGAGTTCGAGAAGGGCCAGTTCGTCGTCTTTGCTCCAGAAGAACTGAAAGCGCTGGAAGAAGGTGCGTCGCACGTCGTAGAGATTGTCTCTTTCGTCCCGGAAAAGTCAGTCGATCCGCTCTACTTCGACAAGGCCTACTTCATCGCGCCCGACAAGCGCGGCGGCAAGCCATACAGCCTTCTGCAGCAGGCGATGCGA contains these protein-coding regions:
- a CDS encoding extracellular catalytic domain type 1 short-chain-length polyhydroxyalkanoate depolymerase produces the protein MNNFNPFLFAQDLTLALLVRGPVEATTGFFCGMMPDYVAAGPEPSHCDEQCADSSAMPSLTSTPGESIWQQKTFRGKEGTRNYKVYIPASCGREPLPMIVMLHGANQDPDDFAAGTRMNVLAEEAQYIVVYPEQPQSANAARCWNWFRPGDQIRESGEAALIADLTREVMSTYNADSTRIYVAGMSAGGAMAVNLAVTYADLFAAAGIHSGLPYGIADDAFSAMSVMNHGASDSQFELVPREPGQRGYTPLIAFHGDRDSVVHPRNCDELIRMNCIFALSSETAPRQSETVAPEASGIYGHTRHLSCDDAGEVIGEQWIIHGLDHAWSGGDSTGSYTDSNGPDASREMLRFFASVKLVTRADREVSA
- a CDS encoding DUF4148 domain-containing protein is translated as MKLPTLFAVTVLGLAFGANAFAQTPSHSVTRAEVHAQLVEAQADGLLPVPKNDYPPSADTIARNKELYAIQHHHSASDTASSTGNVTARSAASD
- a CDS encoding porin — its product is MKKLVIAGAALGCVAVPMAAMAQTSVTLYGLIDEGLNYTNNTGGHSAVQMQSGFAQGSRWGLRGSEDLGGGMKAVFALENGFDVNSGKLGQSGRMFGRQAYVGVNSERFGAVTLGRQYDSVVDYLAPLTANGNWAGYLLSHPYDNDNTDNSFRLNNTVKYTSPVLGGFTFGGLYGFSNQPGGFANNRSYSLGAQYVGGPVAIAAAYMQINNPGGNAGGSLATDDTDFFAGRQQVWGAGINYTLGSAILGFVYSHTSLNDATGSVYTGNFANTATSLKFDNFEVNAKYQLVKNAFVGAMYSYTLGHFDSTAGNSKPKWHQVGLMADYNLSPRTDVYVQGMYQHASGGTGAAAPLNTAFITGTDAPSSTANQFAARVGIRHLF
- a CDS encoding alkaline phosphatase family protein translates to MSRLIRQVGAGILAGAIAVPMAVHAGDDKDHGHDHERRDTEVRRVLLISVDGLHEQDVARCIAANTCPNMALLAKSGVTYSNAYTPGLSDSFPGLAALVTGGSPKSAGLFYDVSYDRTLYAPSDPTCQGKQGWNVVFDETTGIDAENGGALTHLNGGGDFNPQAIPHAKTNGVCVPVYPHNYVKTNTIFEAVKQQFHGARTAWADKHAWGYDWLNGPSGKGVDDLSRTEINSIDPATGKDYTDVYTHTEQFDNLHVQTIINEIDGKDSTGKQSAAVPTLFGTNFQTLSVAQKAPVASGGGYLDASFTPGKQVADAISYVDDALGKMVAELKSKDLAKSTMVVVTAKHGQSPSDHNKLVKNGDTLVNLLEAHSYLDPNGHFGQNSTTTGSLNDGTGLAGTGFAQTDDVGLIWLRDQSQVKDVVATLKANLGCNAPGICADGPQAYILSGPRLAALFGDPAGGRTPDIIVQPNPGVIYTSSKTKDEEHGGNAPDDSHLGLIVSYPDGHHRERHVDRRVSTTQVAPTILRALGLDPDSLLSVRAEGTRALPGLGEDD
- a CDS encoding RDD family protein, giving the protein MRYASYSRRATALTIDSIWWTAVVLLVPLGPSTEEILVAPESYAATILLWLAIGQCIPILMTGVMWAVWGTSPGKRALHLRIVDADTGRPMTVRQAGLRTLGYLLTFATCGAGFLWVLFNDRKQTLHDRIANTTVVEDETHRHVET
- the phaP gene encoding TIGR01841 family phasin (Members of this family are phasins (small proteins associated with inclusions such as PHA granules). Note that several different families of phasins have been named PhaP despite very little sequence similarity to each other.) codes for the protein MQSSAKSSALAVSLSGAGMSTRIPQQLIDAQAASTRQLFSFSSKAFEGLENLTVLNLQVFKATLAENQALAMKAVTARPGELVALSASLVKPTAEKFAAYSRHVREILSEVQGGFSTTLQSQVQQHQRDAKVFVENLTKHAATGNDVVLTG